The Mycteria americana isolate JAX WOST 10 ecotype Jacksonville Zoo and Gardens chromosome 18, USCA_MyAme_1.0, whole genome shotgun sequence region CTGACCTAGTAACTACAAAACAGTAGCAAACTGTGTGAACTGGCACTTCTGGTTTTGCAGATCTCCACAGAATGAATGCTAATCCCTGCACAGGTGACACTATTGCTAATAGGCTTAGCTCAGCTGTGTCCCAGCATGGCCCCCCACACCAGCACAATTACCTGCTGGGGAGCTGTGGTGCTCAGGTGTCACTTTGATGTGCATTACTCTATCTGTCCCTTGGTGCAGGCTGTTGTACACCTAGGAATGTTATGTTCTCAGGCTTATACATAGGACATGGGGTGTTTCTGGGGGTGACAGAGGAAGCAAGTGCAGCAGCTACTGTTACAGGCCCCCAGCCCGTGCCAAACCCACTCATCTCTGCAGCCACCTTGCTTTGCCAGGGCAGGTGGAACAGCAGCTTTCCCCAGCCCTCCTTCTTCAAGGTCCGTTTCGGGAGCATGGAGGAGCGCACGCAGCGCCCTGCTCGCCGCGGCCAGGTACGAGGGTCGGTGGGGGGGATCGGCAGCGCTGCTCCCAGTCGGGCCTAGGGCAGCCGGCGCATCGTCCTCTCGCCCGAGGTCGCTGCGCAGCTCCGGGGAGGCACGGCCGCCGCCCCCAGGCCCCGCTGTGGGGGGGCGCGGGCCCCGTCCCCCTTCGGGCAGGACAGCCCGCTACCCCCTCCGGGCCGCCGCCTCGGCCCGCCGGGGTTGCCTCTCCCTGCTTCGCCGCCAAGGACAGCCCCGAGCCGTCCCTAACCCGGTTCCCTCCGCGGCCCGCTAGCAGCCGCGGACGGCAGGCTGGGGCTTGTAGTGCCGTTCCCGGCCTCCGCCTCGCCGCCGCTGGGCGGGGGGACTCCCCGTCCCGTcgtgccccgcgccgcccccccgccgcggcgcctgCCGGTCGCTGTAGTgcgcccccggcaccccgcgccggCCCGGGCGCCTCAGGGGACTGCATTTCCCAGCGTGCCCCGCGCGCCCGGGcaggctgcccggccccggcgagtCCCCTCAGCGGGCGAGAGCCGCCGCCCGTTCCTCGACCATCGCCCCCTTCCCgccggccccctcctccccgcggcTCCCGCCCGGTTACCGATGTCTATGGCGAAGCGCTTGGCGTTCTCCAGGTTGCGAAAGATTTCGTCGGGCGGGAGGGTGATGCTCTTGTCCAAACTGCCGTGACCGCCGCTACctcgcccgccccgctccgccatTTTGAACGCGACCCACTCCTCGCCTGGCCTCATCGGCATGCAAATGTATGCGCATACATCTACATACTAACACGGCTGGCGCATAGATTATGCGAATGAGGCGGGAGCTggcggcggctgccgccgggcgggTGCGGGCACGCGCCTGCGGGGAGCGCGCTGGCGGGCGCGCGCGAAGGCCGCCGCCTCTCCCGCTCGCACGCGCggggcccgccggcggcggcggggggcgagtGCCACGGCACGGCGCGAACGCGGGTGGGGCTTCCgagcgaggggagcggggccgggtcCCCCCGGACTGCGGCGCCGGGGCGGTAAGTCCGCCAGCAGTTCGCAGGTGGGGAGATGAGAGCCGGAGGGCGGGAGGACGTCGCCAAAGTCAGTCAGAGCTGACAGAGGCAGCAGAGAACCGTTTCAGTGCTCTAAGGCCTGGTCAGCGTCATGCCCCACCAGAGACTTTAAAGTCTGTGATCCCGATAGTCTTTCTTTTATTCACGCAACTAGGAAGGGCAACACTGCTTTTACAGTGCTTTTACAGTGTTGCCcttgtgtatatgtatgtatgcttgtgtatatgtatgtatggttgtgtatatgtatgtatgcttGTGTATATATGAGGCATATATATGCCCGTGTATATATGAGGCACGAGTCAACACTGTTGACTCGTGCCTCATGTAcacatatgtgtacacacacgTATTGAGCAGCTATACGTGTTTCCCCTTCAGACAAAAAACTAGATTTCAATTCCCTGCGTTTCAGACAGTTTTGTGACTCGGATACATGCCACAAGAACATGAAATGTAACGTGAAGCACCTTGGCAAACTTTATCTATTCAGTGAAAGTATTTTCCATGTTTGGGAGTCAGGCATAAATCTTCCTGACTTCACCCTTGCTGTGACCTTTCTTGACAAGTCTCTTGGGTCTAAATTTCTAAAGAATTTGTTTGTTAGGCATGTCTCTATTTTTGTCTCGCGTTGAGAGAGCTAGGGTTTGATATTTTGGAGCTACGCATTCTCTGTTATGGAAAACAGCATTGCAAGGGTTCTAAATGGACACAAAAATGGTGAGGCAATTAAATACCAATTCTgaatatctttgcttttactgAAATCTTTGTCTCATGCCCTTTAACCCCAGGGACCACAGGGAAATCAGCTATGTGAACTACTCAAGAAAGAATAACTTGCTGGATTTATTAACTagatctttatttatttttgtactgttAAAAAGTTTCTGCAACTCCTGAAGGTCAAGATAATTTCTGGCACAGGTTATACAATTGGTGCAGCTCACACATAACATGTCATAGCATCCTCTAAGGACAGTAGTGAATTCACATTCTCCCCTGGTGGTAGGGTACCAAAGAGTAAATATAATTTATACACCTGCTTTTCATGAAAGACTTCGATAAATATTTCTTGTAAAATCGACAACGCAGCCGTAACTTTCTTTCCTATAAGGATATAAAAATGAGCTTTTGCCTTTATAAAAGGCATACATATCCTGAACCTCACAAACACTACTCTGATTTTGTGAGCAAGACATTCTGAGGAATTTCCTCTACATAGTTTGAGTTATGGTTTAACCATTTTCAGAGCATGCTCAGTACAGTCTACAAATATTATAGAACCCATTATGGCACCCATAGGAAAGCTAGGTTTTCAAATGTGTCCAGTTAGACTAGCCGCTGTGCTTTGAGACAACCTTGGGCCCCCAGGGCTATGGCCACAGCCAGGCAGTACAGGAGTGGATAGCTTGGGACACTTGGGAGTCTCAAGTGGGGCAGGTCAGAGGAAAGGGCTCCTGCTGAACGGACACTTTTGAAAATGCTAGCCTGAACATCTTAGAAGTTACTGCTTTCTCAACAGATGTACGCATACAACCTCACTAAGGTTAAGAACAGTCGGTGTTCCTCTCTGAACGACTCCTCTCAGTCATCCTAGCAGGAGGATTACATCTCACATTCTTTTAGAATAACTTTCTCTCCACGTGGTGGGATCGTTTCAGTCCTTCTGGAAGAAGGGAAGCAGACGTCCAAGCATAGTAATGCtctgtaaaaggaaaacattcttccCTACTCATGAGAGGAGTGGGGGGACTTGTATAGCAAGTCACAATCTCCTCTGGAATACGAGTAAATGTCCAGGAAACACGTAAGCGTACTCTTGGGCTACCAAggcctccagaggctgcaggagggTTTCAGTGCTGCTTGTTTTGCAGGGGGCTGGTGGGTGGAAGCGGGTGCAGAAGAAGAACCAGAGTCCTTAGGCAGTGCTTGTGACCTCTGGAAATGGCAGATCAGCTTCATCCGGGTTTCTGTGTTTGCTGAATGGAGAGACAGGAATTGCAGAGCTTCTTTGAGGCACCAGGCATACCCTTCGCAATAATCCTGCTGTAGGCTTTTGGCAGATGCTGCAAAAGCTGCAGAGGCAGAAGAGAAGTGTTACACAGGGAGACTCAGGCTGGAGTTTTGCCTAAAAGTAAGGGCAGCAAGCATGATCGGGGGATGTACTCACCTCGGCTGTATTTCAGGTAGCTGACAGTCATCTCCAGGATGTCGGCTTTCTCCAGCTTGGAGTTGGGCTGGTATCTCTGAAACTCCTTCTCCAGGAGCAGTTTCAGCTGCTCAATGCTGCTGTTAATCCGATCGCGACGCAGTTTTTCTACAATGGGTTTCCTGAGCTGTAACACAAAACAGGAAGAGGACAGTTAGCAGTGAGACTTTCCCCTTCCCATCTCTATATAACCTGCTGCTAAAGGGATTCGGCCCTTCTCAGCTCTTCGCCCTCATGGTCACAGGGACAGCAGATActtactctgtttttctctttgggTGTTAGGATTTCCAGGGAGAGAGCACTGGGTGCCATTATCCCCAGTGCTGGTTTCAGCTCAGAGCTTGCTGGTTAGCAGGTGGAGAAGGGAGCTGGGAGTTCCTCTATTTATACGCAGTGGCTGCATACAAATGTATGGGTCCTAAGCGACTTTGAGTTTCCCACAGTCGATAGCCAATCCATGCGTGCCCTGGGACAATAGAGAAAGCATCTATTACAGCATGGCAAATTGACTGTGAATTGCCTGGGGATAATACCCTGCTCCCAAAGGAGCAGGTGGACTGGGGAGCGTGTGACACAATAGGGCTTGGCATTATGGCGCTGGGGTAAGAACGTGGGAAAGCGTTTGCCGTCATTATAATCAAACTTCTGCCTGATGTTGGGAATGTCAACATCTCAATGTGCTGCCTTTTCCCAGGCTGTGGTGAAATTAAGCGCAGAAGACTGATCCCAGGAAGAGATAATGCTCTGTGCCCATGACCAAAAGAGAGgttgaaaaggaaaagatgcagaaTTAGAGGGACTAAACCCTTTCATTGACATTAAACCATGCTTAGATGAATACAGTACCAGATAATTTTTGGGCAACTAAAGACTAAAATTGAGGGAAGAACCTTGAAAACAATTTGTACTAAGCAGTTagcttgaaatattttcctctccattGTTTAAATACTTAAAGACCCTCTATAAGTTATATTCAGAgctcttccttgcttttgtttGGGTAATTTGGGTTTTCCTATGGCAGCCCGTGACATGTAATGATTATGATGCCTTTCCCAAACATGTCCTATTTAATTTCATGCCACTTTGCAAATGCCTCACTGTTCCCTTGGTCCCGAGTCTCCACGTAAAGCACCTAAATGTATTTTCCCTTTACAGACAACTGAGATGCAGTGAAAAGTCAATTCTTGTCTATTACTTTGCTTGTATTATCCCACTTGCAGAATGTAAATACAGGTGCTAGGATATCCTGTGACTCTGTTCTGTCTTGGGCTTTCTCAGTGTATGTGCCACATGTATTGCGATGAACACAGGTAACGAAGTGGAAAGGACCAGATAGAATCCAGGATTAAAGCCGCCTTTTTGAGACATTTTTTTCAGGCTATTGTAGGTTGCCTACTCAGGTCTACTGCCCCCCCACAAGCACAAGGTAATACAAAGCTAGTCACATTTAAGATCTGTCAGTCAGGTATATGAGGCCTCATATTGACAAATTCCCAGTTATGCTTTATGATACATCTGTTTCAGCTGTAGTACATGGAGTACATGGAGTATGTTTAAGGGAGTCGTACACgggcataattttttttccttaacgcATGTTCCATGGTCAGAGGCTAGAACAGGGAGTAAACCTGGATTGTCGCTAACAGGCTAGCAGGTTGGGGATGTTAGTTTTTGAATACCTGTTTCTTACTACAACAATATTCATGAAAACCCTACCTGTTTCCTGTGTCTgcctttcaaaaccagaaaggaaaccTTTCATTTCACTGTCAACTGCAGTCACTCTGTTTCACCTGCCCTCAGCTTCCCTCTCAATAAGCCAGGGCCAAAACCTGTGTCTGTGGGTACGTAGATAGCAACGTGTTCCAGCACACATAGGGTTGTTGCATAAAAGGATATGATCCTCCAAAGGATGATCCTGTAACTAGTTATTAACCTGAAGCTTACAAAGCCCCTTTTAACTTCCTGGCTTCTCATGGCAGTGATTTTCATAGGTCAGCcattctcccctcctccctttccagcCCGAAGACATTTTACACTTAGATGGATCACTTAGGGTGTAACAATTTTACTTGTTGATGGTTGTCAAAAACCTATAATTGAACAGGGAGTATGAGTCCTATTCAAAATCAGTTCCCTGAATTATTTTGTCAGCTTCTAATCGGCAGTATTACTTGCAGCCAGGGAGTGCCCCGGCTGCATGTACTTGTGCCATTATCGGAGCTTGAAGTCAAGCACAGGGCTTTGTGCATCTCTCTCGGGGGTCACATGAGATGGAATGGACAGCAGGTCCTGCCACGCACCGTATGGGAAGGAATATGTTTGCAGCAGCAGCGGGCACAGTGAGATGGGAGGGAAGCTTTGACCCAATTTGCAGTTCTGGAAATATGAAATGAGTGGTTTTAAATAATGCCATCCTATCCCCAGCACAATGCCCCTGGACTCCAAAGGGCTAAACCAACTCCCACTGATTAAAGCATTATCCCTTCCTTTAAGTGCTGGGCAGATGGTGCAGCAGGCGTTAGCTTTCTTCTCGGGACCCACAGAGGCACACTTCTTTTGTTGACAGTTTAACACTGTGAATGGGGCAATGTGGGAAATCCTCGGAACTGTGGACTCGCACCATCTGATGTGAATGGTGAACCAGGCATGCTGCCTTGCAGCGAGCACACAAAACAACAGCTCTCTGGGCTCACAAACTCCCAgcttctctccccctctctctgtcAGCTGAGAAGATAGCAAATCTTTAGTTCCCCCCTTGCCTGCTTCACCTTCCCTCTGTATACTGTTGATGGAGAAAAGAGAACCGAATATCTCCCCCCCACTCCCTGGTTTGATTATTAAGGTCTGAAAACTTAATGGCAACAATATTTCCCAACTGATGCTTCCGAATAACAAATTGTCTAGATTAAGGCTGTCCCTAGAATATATTCATTATGGAACTGCATGCAGTATGCACTTTCTGCAAGGatttcagtaaggaaaaaaaattccggTGCTGTAGGCAGTCCAGTTGCTCTTTGTTAAAAGTCTGTAACTAGTTTGCTCGGTTTGGgctcttttaaaattcagctgttaGTGCAATAGTCTGTCCCACTGAAACATGTTTGTGATCCAAATCCTTGTCACTGCCTTCATTTCTGTGGGAGGAGTTTGTGCCTCTCTCTGACTGTCACTGCAGAGCCAGAATGAAAGATTGATTGTCTGAGGCTCAGAAGCAGGGGTTTCTCTGTTTTTGGAATGaaggattaaaagaaacaaatcaccCAAATTGCCAAACACGTGGAGTTGACTAAATGTGACACAATAATTCCCTTCTTTGGAGGGTGGTGTGAAATCTGGAGCCGCTCTTGAGAGATGACAGCTATGCTGTGGACAAAGAGGCTTGCTCTCTTAGCGGCCTTGTTCCTCTCTAAATTACATCACAGTCATGAGTTGCATCATGAAGATGCAGGCTTCAAAATCACACGTGAAAACAGGGAGGTGTCTCCACTCCTGCTTGGTATAGATACTGAAGAGTGTAAGGGGAAACAGAAATCTGCAAACAATTGTCAATGTCTGTACTTAAGACCTTGCATGTCAGGCAGGAGTCCTAGCTTTTCCTAAGGCAAGAACCACCATGTCAGTTGTCTCCAGCTGCAGATGCTCACCATTTGACCCTGAGCTATGGTGTGCAATCTGTGCGCCATAGATTGCTTTGAGTTGAGGAACAACCACAGAGGATCCAGGAAAGGTTAATTAACCAACCCCAAGACTATCATCGGTAGGCTTGCGTTCATTACAGTCCATCAATCAAAACAGCTGGAGGACCGCTAGCCTAGGAAATTGGTACTGGGCCATGGAGCTTCCTGCTTCTGGTTTGTAGGTGGTGATTTCAGCCCAGGTGCAGACTTAACTCCACACGCTGTTTTCACAAAAGCTGCTACTACTTGTAATACCAACTGCAGCTCTCTTAGCCCATCTGATACTTAGCTTTCCATGGAGAGCAACCCAGTATATTGCAATGTAGCAACAGGTCTGGAGGAAGGTGGACTATCAGAGAAGAGTACAGGAAACCAGAATTTCATTGTCTGTGTTATGCAGGTCTAAAAAGTAGTGCTCCTGTACGTCTGGGGCTGCACTTATGGCACACAACTTGATGGCTTAAAGCTTTCCTTTCTATATCCCTTTtagagcatttttattttagacCATTTCCTACATTCATGTCAGCCTGTCTCACAAATTCTATTGatggtgtttttaaagaaataattacgatttttatgttttctgtgcCTTCCTTAAATGGTTTAAAATCTTTCTGACAACCCCTCTCGAGACACCTATTTAGTGTCAAAGAGCATAACGTTCCCAAGTTTTAAAAGGGCTCTCGCATAATACTGATCGATCAATGTGCTCCTTGGGAAAATAGCTCTCCAGATGGTCTATCGGGACAGGAATTGCTGGTCTTCACAATGCAGAGCCAAAAAGCGTCACTAATGTGGGCTGTTGTGAGGCACGCTTCCTTTGTGGTCCCTTTGAATGTCATAAATAGGGAAGAAAGTGTGGGAAACTCTGAGAAACTCAGGCCCACACTCTGAGGTTAATAGGGGCTTTGTCAGGAGAGTATTCCTGGGCTGTGGGATCAGCATAATAAACAATATCTTCCCTAAGGGTGGGAATGTGTTGGAGCAGGGGAGAGTCACCCCAGGGGACAGAGGAGCAATAAGAAGCTTTGCGTTCAATTATTATAAGtgataataattaataaattgtAAACATAACCTTTGCTGTGCTAAGACTGGTGAAACCAGAGGTCTGGCTTTTAACTCTCAAGTAATTGGTAAACTAAAGCCCAGAGGGGCAAGTCTTTGGCTGGCGAAAAACAGAAGCAGTGCACTTGCACCAGCCAGGGATCTGACTCCCTGGAGCAAATGGAGGCTTTctggtggggtttggttttttcccctgcccaGAAGGGAGGCACTTACTGTTTCTCTCCCTTACACCACTCTGCAAACAGTAGGTCTGAATCTCATGTACACTAACTGCTGAGCATGATCGGCTCCCCCACTATAGCCAGTAATGTAATACGGCCTCAGTGTAAACGAGAATCAGACCTTGTGGTTTGAATGACAGTAGCCGTGTCTCTCCAGATTTATGCCAATATGGGTGGCAGGAGTTCTGGGCTGAGAAGCCTGACTGTGATCTCACATGAGTTTTGCGCAGTTGTCATTTCTACGGTCTGTTCCTGTGTTAGCCTAGAACTAGAGGGACTGGGTTCAAATCCAACAGTCTTCAGTTTGTGCAGCtcttcttgggttttcttttctcttttccatttattctGTCAGTTTTAAACAAACTGCAGTGATGCTGCCAACTGTGACGTTCACAACGTGGTTTACTTGGGTGATAACATATTAGCTGCAGAAGATACCCATCCACGTAATAGCAGCAGACTTCTCCGTGCCATGTGTGACTCTATTCCCAGTCCCTGTGGTGCATAGTGAGGTTGTGGTGTGCTTTGGGGCACATTGCATTTTGACTGAGCCTGAACTCCCCCAAGCTTCCTATCTGCAAACTGCCTTAATtaggctttatttaaaaatgcacaggCATGGATGAACAGCTTGAATTTGCTGGGATTCAGAAGCTTGTACTAATTGACAAAGACAAGTTGAGCACAGTAAGGTGAAGTGACTTTTTCAAGATCGCTAAGCAACCACAAAATCTAGAAATATCTCTTCTGAATTATTCAGTAGTTCATTAGGAAGAACAAATCTATCTGCAGCATTGGTATCAGCCCCTGATGAATTGCAGAACTGTACCAAAACCCCACCTTGTGTTGCATTGGCAGACAGATGAAGAGCACTCAACCAGCTCATGCATTCAGGGTAAAATAATAACCAAAATGATCCATGCAACTGTAATGAGGTAGAACAATATGTTCTTGACCTGGCTAGCTGGCTTTTTGGTCCTTTCCATCCGTATAACAAAGGGTTTAATCACAAATCAAGTGAAGACTGGCCAGGTACAGCTAGCAGTGTTTGAATGCCATTTGATCTTGTCACCTTTGCAGATCTGAGTTTGCTTAGCGCTTAACTAAGCAGCCATTTGACAAGATCAGATATTCTAGGTTTCcttttgcttaaggaaaaaagCATATGCTAGAAACAAAGTTTTTCAAGGGCATCTCTCCCAGGGAATCTGAGGAGAGTTGAAATTGTTGAGCAATGGTGTTTCATGCTGTTACTCTGGAAGAATGAGAGGTTTCCCTGTCATATATCCAAATCAATGTGTTACTGTGGTTAGATAATAGTTTTGTGAACGGATTATTTGTGcagatttattttactttgaagaaaaGGGCAAATAAAAGGTGAATAGTCCGCCCGGGCAATGAATGGGAACTCTTCTAAGGAAAAGTGAGTGAATGTTATTGGggaaagtgctgtgttttggagagaTTGTTGGTATTTAAGGTGCTCTAGGGTGGCTTTAGGATCCCCttcttgtgcttttcttcctgcttccccAAATACCTTCTGAATCCCTTTTTGCTTGTTCACCTCATCGATTCCCTCTTTGTGTAGCTGTGTGGGAGAAGGACAAGCACATCCTTTGCTACAGGTGCTAATCTTCCTTGCATCACCAGAGTGCAGCTGACTTAATCCTCAGGAGACAGGAATTGCGTGGCCTGTACATGGAGAGTTGCAGAAGAGTCTAACAGGGCTCGAGCTGAGACTGCGCATGGATGCTACAGTGCCTCTCTCTGCAACTCACGGGAAGCCCAGGCTGCTTGCTTTGGGTCACCCAGCTGGTGCAAGCCAGCTAGGCAGGCTGTTGTATATCTCTGTGTAAGAGGGTATGctacatttgttttctgaattgaGGTGAGGTGAAAAAATTAAGGGAGGATCATCTAAAAGATACTTGGCAGAGAGACCATCTCTACAGCAGGCTGGATAGAAAAAACCTTGAAAGCCTGGGGGAGTGTGGCAGTTTCTCAACTCTGAGGCACAGGCCCTATTCATGGCATGTTTTGGACCCTTAGGTGGacatcagagaaagaaaataaaatgttttaagaaaagaacaGTATGGGGAAATAATTTaggagaagaaatgctttttcaatCTCTGTTTGCTATCAAATGATGTATACTTTTAGCCATTTTACGGGCAGATTTCACTTCAGTAAAGAAAGCAATTCTGGTATTGCCTAACACAATTTGTGTTTAGGTATCAGAAGGCACTaaaattaaaagacaacaaaaccaagTTCACCCTGTTGCGGGTAGTTTCAAAGAGGAGGGTAAGATCCCTAAGCAGAGTCAGGTACCAAACTCTTTGGAAGTTATTAGGAGTTTTGCATGTCGCTACCTCCTACATAGACAGAAAGTGTAAGACTGAAGTCAGGTTGGTGGGTAAATTAATGGGGAATGGGGGAAACAAACTGGCTGTGAAATTAGTGATTTGCTGAAGTCTGAATAGGTTGCTGTCAGGTATCTGGGTCTACACCTCTCAGTATCTCACTTCAATTTCACctccattttaatttttgataACTTTTCCAGAGGTTGCTTCTTTGCAGGATCTGAAATCCTGTTCTGCTAAATGAATTTCACAAATACAAACTATGTACTGGAATGAAGGGCTCAGAAATATGACATCTCCTGATAGCTTCCCCACTGCAGGAGTATACATGCAAGACAGGAGTATTAGCCATTTTAATCATTTCAAACCAAAGGATTAATGACTAAACccatttttattgtattgtacAGTAAAGACACCAAAGTTGAACATCACACAGGATGAATACATCACAactttataaaagctttttaagcTCTTTAGCATGTTCAGTGAATGATTATAAAGTACTTAttgcctcccttcccctcccttttccttcaggTATATCACAGGCATTTCCTTTACAAAAGGCATCAATTATCCCTCAACTGAGAGGAGCACATACTGACATTAAAAGAATTTTCCCTAGAGCTCTCTCTTATCAGCATAACTTTCTGTAAGAAGGTATACTAAAAATAGCATAGGAACTTCAGAAGAATCAGCATTTCTTAGTAACAACTTTCACTCCGAAGGTAAAGGCTCAATACTCTCTTTATGATACAAAATACATTCTTCAAAGTGCTCCTTCTTCAGGAAGGTCAATACATCATCTAGAGACAATGGAGGACTTGAACCTGTGACCCAGGGAGTTAGCAGAAAGATTTCCACTGACAGCCACAGGCTCAACAGCCTTGCCAAGCAAAAGTGTGATGGAAACTGAACAGCATTTGGCTCTCTAAATCACCGCAGAACTTGGTCCTCTCTTTGGCTAGGAACCACcaataaaagcagcaaatttgCTGCAAGATACAAACACATTCCTTCACTATGAAGGGAAACTACTCAGCGACCCACATTTCTTGTGACAGAAAAACAATAACTGCCCCCCTCCCACCTTTGGAAAGCAATGTTTCCTACTTTAAAGAGGAACTATTAAATCACAGGTCCCTCTAGTTTTTGTAGCAAAACATAGGAATAAAGCAAAGTTCAGCAGGTCTACCAGGGTCTCCAGATAGTAGAAGCAGCAGCCACAGTCTTCTGGGCAGGTTGCTTTCTGGCAAACAGACAGGGTGACACAGGTGGACTACGCAGAGCAGGAGAGTATGTGACATCTGCACCCATCTGAGCTTTGCAGAAATGCTTGATTAGCTGCACCTGAGTTTCCTTCTTGGGTTCATAGTAGGACAGAAAATGCATAGCTTCCTTGAGGCACCGCAGGTATCCACTGTTAAAGTCCTGCTCGAGATTCTTGTGAATCAAtgctagaaaagaaagaaagaagcaaatgcAGGGGGTTAAGATCATGACCAAAACATGGGAGGGTGGTGATTCATGCAATAAGTTTCTTTCAAGACCCTGAGTCCACGAGCCTTGCTCATGTGACTAGACCTGGTGTGTTATAGCCCCTGCGTGCTTCAGGGGCCAGGGCTATACGGGAGGGCAAAGGCCTGTGGGAGTAGATTTTAAGTGGTGTGCAATACATGCTCTGCACTCACTTTGgtcctgcagctggctctgctgcttcaGGTAGCTGACAGCCACTTCCAGGATGTCGGCTTTCTCCAGCTTGGAGTTGGGCTGGTGTCTCTGAAACTCCTTCTCCAGGAGCATTTTCAGCTGCTCAATGCTGCTGTTAATCCGGTCACGGCGCATTTTCTCCACCACCGGCTTCCTCAGCTGTAAGAGAGGTGGAGTAGATCGTTAAGGATTTTCTGAGATCTGAGCTAATTTCCCCTTCTGATGCATTGATACACATATGTTCAAAGACGCTTTCTTTTGGGAGGAGAGCTTTGCGATGCTGCCTACCTGTTCCCAcctccatttcatttttaaaaatctatatagTCTCCTTTATCTCTCTTTAACCTATTTGCTTTCCCCCAGACCACTTTCTCCCTCCTTAC contains the following coding sequences:
- the HES5 gene encoding transcription factor HES-5; translated protein: MAPSALSLEILTPKEKNRLRKPIVEKLRRDRINSSIEQLKLLLEKEFQRYQPNSKLEKADILEMTVSYLKYSRAFAASAKSLQQDYCEGYAWCLKEALQFLSLHSANTETRMKLICHFQRSQALPKDSGSSSAPASTHQPPAKQAALKPSCSLWRPW
- the LOC142418695 gene encoding transcription factor HES-5-like, encoding MAPSNTLMIHMEEKLLLKEKNKLRKPVVEKMRRDRINSSIEQLKMLLEKEFQRHQPNSKLEKADILEVAVSYLKQQSQLQDQTLIHKNLEQDFNSGYLRCLKEAMHFLSYYEPKKETQVQLIKHFCKAQMGADVTYSPALRSPPVSPCLFARKQPAQKTVAAASTIWRPW